TCGGCGAAGTCTGGACGCAGGATATCCCGTGGCAGAACCGCGATTGCAGCCTGAGCATCCAGCTCCCGCCGCTCGCCGCCGTGTTCTTCAAGCTGGAACGCTAATCTCGCACAAGATTCTCGAAAAGCATTAGAAAAGGCAGGTCCAAACGCCTGCCTTTTTTACTTTCTCAAACGCAACAAGCAGTTTAAACTTCCAGGTTCTTGTTCTTTCGCGGAGAAATCGCGATAAATACGAGCACGCTTATAAGCAACAAGAACGGATAGAACATGTAGGGAATCAAGTCGAACGCACTCACGCGAGCATCCGGCAAAGCAGAAGCAATCGCAGCAAGAGCCACCAGCATCTGCGCACCGTAAGGCAAAATGCCCTGCACCACGCAACTGAAAATGTCCAAAAGCGAAGCCGTCTTCTTGGGAGAGATGCGGTATTCATCGCCCATCTGCTTTGCTATCGGGCCCGCCATCACAATCGCCACCGTATTGTTCGCCGTTGCGACATCCAAAGCACTCACCAAAAGACCGACACCCACTTGTCCGCTGCGATGCCCCTTGAACACCTTGTGGATAAAGTCGAGCAGAGCCGCAAACCCGCCATGAATGCGGATAAGCCCGCACAAGGCGCTCACCAGCACCGCCACGAGAATCGTCTCGTACATGCCCGAAATACCGTTCCCGATATTCTGCAACAAGCCAATCATATCGAGCGGTCCGAAAGCAACCATAATGATTGAAGCAGCGACAATTCCCACCAAAAGCACAGTGAACACGTTAATCCCCGTGAGAGCCAACGCCAACACCAAAACGTAGGGGATCAGTTGCACCAAACTGTAAGAATTCTCGGCAACCGCACGAGCCTCCGTCGCGAACGAAATCGCCGT
The nucleotide sequence above comes from Fibrobacter sp.. Encoded proteins:
- a CDS encoding Na+/H+ antiporter NhaC family protein — encoded protein: MQNEHIEDKIKGNPIALLPVAVFLVLYLGLGITFEYVLHISMGFYNIPIVAAFLIAIFVACMQNRKLNFDKKMNIMAGALGDRNIFLMILIFLCAGIFAGILGRSSASAAAYLLLDFIPAQFAVVVLFVVAAFVSTAMGTSVGTIAVVSPIAVEVAQMAGFGVPFCVATVIGGAMFGDNLSFISDTTIAATSTQGCKMKDKFHVNFIIALPAALLAVAIITAISFATEARAVAENSYSLVQLIPYVLVLALALTGINVFTVLLVGIVAASIIMVAFGPLDMIGLLQNIGNGISGMYETILVAVLVSALCGLIRIHGGFAALLDFIHKVFKGHRSGQVGVGLLVSALDVATANNTVAIVMAGPIAKQMGDEYRISPKKTASLLDIFSCVVQGILPYGAQMLVALAAIASALPDARVSAFDLIPYMFYPFLLLISVLVFIAISPRKNKNLEV